A part of Andrena cerasifolii isolate SP2316 chromosome 10, iyAndCera1_principal, whole genome shotgun sequence genomic DNA contains:
- the LOC143374227 gene encoding chymotrypsin inhibitor-like: MSRSGILLLLVAIAYIGLSSGAIVCPANEEFKLCGTKCEPTCAIKHFPNCLQACVTACQCKKGFYRNAHKHCVSEKNC; encoded by the exons ATGTCTCGCTCCGGTATTCTGCTTTTGCTTGTTGCTATTGCTTATATTGGTT TGAGCAGTGGCGCTATAGTTTGCCCTGCTAACGAGGAATTCAAACTCTGTGGAACTAAATGCGAGCCCACGTGTGCAATCAAACATTTCCCGAATTGCCTACAG GCATGCGTGACAGCTTGTCAGTGCAAAAAAGGATTCTACAGAAACGCCCATAAACATTGTGTCTCGGAAAAGAATTGTTGA